The following coding sequences lie in one Acipenser ruthenus chromosome 47, fAciRut3.2 maternal haplotype, whole genome shotgun sequence genomic window:
- the LOC131721080 gene encoding hemicentin-2-like: MEVLLIFTILLLAPQSPVVCADDRIAVSPADATVQIGGSITLICSTTCPNGKPEWKKGLDALPYKPRTSGELSEIEIQDAQTEHEGTYMCMVMCEQKTIRKILALTVFSLPDLTVQCDPKEPVSGQPFSLSCSLHGVYPPGSVKMRWLHGERVIEGPAGAEESADDTFYNYELRTKQQLHATTAEYRCEADLVLPNKLIKTKNQTLPLHFQVVPSMSTSFLRKPLGEPASFTCKADPSFSISWAKLGSQGAWGPPGHWNLSVSAGFSLVHIEALQPGDSGNYSCILNNEATKVELSITIEVSYAPKNTSLTPSEPSVKEGDPLTLTCRGDASPEPQIRWTKLNSTLPDSWSLSTGQGQSTLTAPSLAPEHSGIYQCEISNGVGREALTTTLDVLYAPKNTSLTPSEPSVKEGDPLTLTCRGDASPEPQIRWTKLNSTLPDSWSLSTGQGQSTLTAPSLAPEHSGIYQCEISNSIGREALTTTLDVLYAPKNTSLTPSEPSVKEGDPLTLTCRGDASPEPQIRWTKLNSTLPDSWSLSTGQGQSTLTAPSLAPEHSGTYQCEISNVVGREALTTTLDVLYSPRNIGADSGVITGNKGQSLKINCSWDANPKPDIQWLKLGSEKQDHWEISESGKNSQLRINALGSDDLGVYTCLIRNKMGEIHSNTTVRATGEHGVQTMTITIATALPALVLSLFGALVGRLRKNRQSSLSINP, from the exons ATGGAAGTCTTGCTCATCTTTACCATTCTGCTGTTGGCACCtcagt CTCCAGTGGTCTGTGCAGACGACAGAATAGCAGTCAGCCCCGCTGATGCCACAGTGCAGATTGGGGGAAGCATCACACTGATCTGCTCCACTACCTGTCCCAATGGAAAGCCAGAATGGAAGAAAGGTCTCGACGCTCTCCCTTATAAACCTCGCACATCCGGGGAACTCAGCGAAATAGAAATCCAAGACGCTCAGACTGAACACGAAGGAACGTACATGTGCATGGTCATGTGCGAGCAAAAAACAATTCGAAAGATACTGGCGTTAACAGTCTTCT CACTGCCGGATCTGACCGTGCAATGTGATCCCAAAGAGCCGGTCTCTGGGCAGCCCTTCAGCCTCTCGTGTTCCTTGCATGGGGTGTACCCTCCCGGCTCAGTGAAGATGCGCTGGTTACACGGGGAGCGTGTCATCGAAGGACCCGCCGGCGCAGAGGAAAGCGCAGACGACACGTTTTACAATTACGAGCTCAGGACAAAACAGCAGCTTCACGCCACAACTGCAGAATACAGATGCGAAGCAGACCTGGTTTTACCAAACAAGCTGATAAAAACGAAAAACCAAACCCTGCCGTTACATTTTCAAG TTGTTCCCTCCATGTCCACGTCGTTCCTGCGCAAGCCCCTGGGGGAGCCGGCCTCCTTCACATGCAAGGCAGATCCCTCCTTCAGCATCTCCTGGGCAAAGCTAGGCAGCCAGGGAGCATGGGGTCCTCCGGGTCACTGGAATCTCTCTGTCAGCGCGGGCTTCTCACTGGTGCACATAGAGGCACTGCAGCCGGGCGACAGCGGAAACTACAGCTGCATCCTCAACAACGAAGCCACCAAAGTGGAGCTCAGCATAACCATTGAGGTTTCCT ACGCTCCTAAGAATACCTCACTGACCCCCTCTGAGCCCTCGGTCAAGGAAGGAGACCCCCTGACACTGACCTGCAGGGGGGACGCCAGCCCAGAGCCTCAGATCCGCTGGACTAAACTGAACTCCACATTACCAGACAGCTGGAGCCTCTCTACAGGCCAGGGGCAGTCCACACTGACAGCCCCCTCCCTCGCCCCCGAGCACAGCGGCATCTACCAGTGTGAAATCAGCAACGGCGTTGGCAGGGAGGCCCTGACCACAACGCTCGACGTGCTGT ACGCTCCTAAAAATACCTCACTGACCCCCTCTGAGCCCTCGGTCAAGGAAGGAGACCCCCTGACACTGACCTGCAGGGGGGACGCCAGCCCAGAGCCTCAGATCCGCTGGACTAAACTGAACTCCACATTACCAGACAGCTGGAGCCTCTCTACAGGCCAGGGGCAGTCCACACTGACAGCCCCCTCCCTCGCCCCCGAGCACAGCGGCATCTACCAGTGTGAAATCAGCAACAGCATTGGCAGGGAGGCCCTGACCACAACGCTCGACGTGCTGT ACGCTCCTAAGAATACCTCACTGACCCCCTCTGAGCCCTCAGTCAAGGAAGGAGACCCCCTGACACTGACCTGCAGGGGGGACGCCAGCCCAGAGCCTCAGATCCGCTGGACTAAACTGAACTCCACATTACCAGACAGCTGGAGCCTCTCTACAGGCCAGGGGCAGTCCACACTGACAGCCCCCTCCCTCGCCCCCGAGCACAGCGGCACCTACCAGTGTGAAATCAGCAACGTCGTTGGCAGGGAGGCCCTGACCACAACGCTCGACGTGCTGT ACAGTCCCAGGAATATCGGAGCCGACTCTGGAGTCATCACAGGGAATAAAGGCCAGTCTCTGAAAATCAACTGCAGCTGGGATGCAAATCCCAAGCCGGATATCCAGTGGCTCAAACTGGGCTCGGAGAAACAGGATCACTGGGAGATATCAGAATCCGGGAAGAATTCCCAGCTGAGGATCAATGCCCTGGGATCTGATGATCTCGGGGTTTACACCTGTCTGATCAGAAACAAAATGGGGGAAATCCACAGTAACACAACAGTGAGAGCGACGG GTGAACACGGAGTGCAGACCATGACCATAACGATAGCCACTGCGCTGCCCGCACTGGTCTTGTCATTATTTGGAGCTCTTGTGGGTCGGTTGAGAAAGAACAGACAGTCTTCACTCAGTATAAACCCATAA
- the LOC117401366 gene encoding sphingosine 1-phosphate receptor 4-like, giving the protein MENISSCSAMYGMWNSNIVLEHYNHTGRLTRRRPQTDGVDGVKLGFIFISCLIIMENLLLLVAIVTHIRFRNWIYICIVNMALSDLLAGIAYIVNLCLSGKRTFQLTPSSWLFREGILFVALAASIFSLLLTAVERYTTMMTPVSYKSARKRYRVYVLIALSWVMAFGIGLMPLLGWNCLCNMQDCSTLLPLYSKNYILFSVIMFSVILAGIWFLYISIYLHVQHSTERVVSSSRSRNKSLRLLKTVILIVGAFIICWSPLFVLLLLDFFCKPNSAKLYSMDWPIALAVLNSAINPIIYSLGSMEVRKAIISVLCCFCLKTGLVDPSSLLSIETVVSSESSLKVRESFRNSFRKAHRVNSPEAGRAKKSRLNSTNSCVSMSMSISSG; this is encoded by the coding sequence ATGGAAAACATCAGCTCGTGCTCTGCAATGTACGGCATGTGGAACTCCAACATCGTCCTGGAGCATTACAACCACACGGGGCGGCTGACAAGGCGGAGGCCGCAGACGGACGGGGTGGACGGGGTCAAGCTGGGCTTCATCTTCATCAGCTGCTTGATCATCATGGAGAACCTGCTTCTGCTGGTGGCCATCGTGACCCACATCCGCTTCAGAAACTGGATCTACATCTGTATCGTCAACATGGCCCTGAGCGACCTCCTGGCTGGTATCGCCTACATTGTCAACCTGTGCTTGTCCGGGAAGCGTACCTTCCAGCTGACGCCCAGCTCATGGCTCTTCCGGGAAGGCATCCTCTTCGTGGCCCTGGCCGCGTCCATCTTCAGCCTGCTGCTCACCGCCGTGGAGCGCTACACCACCATGATGACACCCGTGTCCTACAAGTCCGCCCGCAAGAGGTACCGCGTCTACGTCCTGATCGCCCTGAGCTGGGTGATGGCCTTCGGCATCGGTCTCATGCCTCTGCTGGGCTGGAACTGCCTCTGCAACATGCAGGACTGCTCCACTCTCCTCCCCTTGTACTCCAAAAACTACATCCTGTTCAGCGTCATCATGTTTAGTGTCATCCTGGCCGGTATCTGGTTTCTGTATATCTCCATCTACCTCCACGTCCAACACAGCACGGAGAGAGTGGTCAGTTCATCACGCAGCAGGAACAAGTCTCTGAGGCTGCTGAAGACCGTCATCTTGATCGTGGGCGCCTTCATAATCTGCTGGAGCCCCCTTTTCGTCCTCCTGCTCCTAGATTTCTTCTGCAAGCCCAATAGTGCCAAGCTCTACAGCATGGACTGGCCCATCGCCTTGGCCGTCCTCAACTCAGCCATCAACCCCATCATCTACTCCTTGGGCAGCATGGAGGTGCGCAAGGCCATCATCAGCGTTCTGTGCTGCTTCTGCTTGAAGACTGGCCTGGTTGACCCGTCCTCTCTGCTGTCCATCGAGACAGTGGTCTCCTCGGAGAGCTCTCTGAAAGTGCGGGAGAGTTTCAGGAACAGTTTCCGGAAAGCGCACCGCGTCAACTCCCCAGAGGCAGGGAGAGCGAAGAAGAGCCGGCTCAACTCCACCAACTCCTGCGTGTCCATGTCGATGTCCATATCCAGTGGGTAG